atataaataaaacaaatataaaaattattgtaCTAGTAGCACTAGAATACATAATTATATTGGTTGGATATAGTAAAAATTATagtcatattatattatttagtcATTTATGTATTGTTGTTCTTATACGTTATATGAACTTCGAGGCTATCTAGCGGCTGTGCATCCACCTCGGGTGGTTTTGTTTGTGTGGAAGGTGGCGTGGAGAGTCTATCTTCCATATTCTTTTTATCTGTTAGCGGGCTGCTCAAATTTGAGAGTGCGCCGTAGCTTCCTTCGGGCTGATGCAGAGGTGGATGTCAACAGAGGAGTTCTTGACCTTCCTGCAAGATTTTCTCCTAGAGGCCAACCTTTGTGGAGTAGGGGATTAGGGCTGGCTAGATAGGAATGCTAGAGTTTTTAAGGATAGAGGCGCACATCTGAGGCTAATGGTAGATCGAGCCCTTATTCATGCGGCGGAGGTTCTTAACATTACTATATCGTCATCTTTTGGGTTGGTTAGAGAAATTTGGGGCTCTCACTCCGCTCTTGTAGCACCCAAGATTATAACAGCATCTTGAGAGCCTCCACCCTTTGGTTTTTTCAAGATGAACTTCGACGATAATGTCAGCGAGGGAGAAGGCAACGAAGGTGCAGGGTTTGTCATCAAAGACCAGGAGGCTAGATTTGTGGAGGTTAGGGGTCGACGGATCTTCGAGCAGACTCTGATCGATGCTAAGCCCAGAGCTGCATGAGAGGGTGTCTTCTATGCGAGGCGAGTGTTGGGCGCGAACCGTATCATCCTTGAGGGGGATTCAGTCATAGTGATCGAGTGGATTCAGGATCCGAATTGTATTTCTGATAGAATACGACTGATCCACGACATCTGTTGACTTTTGAATGAGTACGCCTTCCATCGAACTACTCATACCTACAAGAAGGCAAATAATGTTGTAGACTGAGTGGCATCCTTTGTGGCTCAGCATTTCTAGAGTTTCACCTGGAACGACCACTTCTTAGTTGCGTCGCTTTTGTATTCCCTTTATCTTTCTTGATCTTATGGGCTGCACCCACATCCATTTTGTTTGAGCCGCCGTTGTAccccaagaaaaaaagaaaataatcccTGGAGGCCGGGGACGTTAATACCGGATCAAAACCAAGTCGCTGTCATGCAATTTGCCGGCGAGCGCGCCGGCTTTCCACCTGCAATGCTACGTCATGGCCAGCAGCAGCACTTCCTCGCGATCGTCGGCCCCAGCGGCGCCGGAAAGACCACGCTGCTACCGATCCTCGCCGGGATGATTCATCCAAGCAGAGTCTGGGGTGAAATCCTCGTCAACGGTCGCCGAATGGACGTCTCCCGCTTCCGGAGGGTCTCTGGACATGTCCCCCAGGACGACGCGCTCTTCCCGCTGCTCACGCGACGTCGAGGAGTGTCTCACCGACAGCGCCTGGCTGAGGCTTCGAGCCACCCGCAGCGAGTCCGCCACCCGAGTGAGGGAGCTTATCAGAGAGCTGGGACTGGTCCATGTAGCCCGTTCGAGGGCTGGTGGCATATCGGGCGGCGAGAGTTGTCGGGTGTCCGTCGGCGTCGACTTGGTGCACAACCCGGCCGTGCTCCTGCTCGACGAGCCGACGTCGGGGCTGGACTCTGCCTCGGCTCTCCACATCGTCGCCTTGCTCAAGTCGATGGCCGTGCTCCAGGGCAAGAAGAGGTCCTCGACCAGGTCGTACTCATCTCCGACGGAACCGTCCGGCACCAGAGAACGGTCGCCCTTCTGGAGAGCCGGCTAAAGGAGGCCGGCCATTGCATTCCACATTTCCACCCCACgtcatggatgccatggctACTCTGGTTGTAGAATCCACAACTCCACCAGCAGAGGTAACTAGACTTCCAAACTCTCGCACCAAAGAAGACCGCATCTTCTACGCGAATTTCCGGTGTGGGGAGGTCATCATCCTTATGGAGGGGTTCTTTAGAAATGTCGCAAGAACCAGGCAACTGTTTGCAGGTAGAACGATCCGATCAGTGGCGGCCGGTTTCGGGCTCGGAACGATATTTATGAATGCAACCAACCTGCAAGCCAGTGTGGGGTTCTTCGCCTTCAGCGTCACCTTCCTTCTGTCCTCGACGACAGAAGGCCTGCCCATCTTCTTGCAGGAAAAGAGGATCCTTGAAAGAGAGACATCAAGAGGGGCCTACAGGGTTTCTTCCTATGGGATAGCCAATGCCCTCGTCTTCCTGCCTTTCCTTCTATCAGCTGCTCTGCTCCGCACCACTCCAGTGTATTGGTTGGTGGGTCTCAGGAGGGAAATGGATGGGTTTCTCTACTTCTCTCTGGTGGTCTGGCTGGTGATGCTGATGGCCAACTCATTCGTCGCGTGCTTCAGCGCGCTTGTGCCTAATTTCATTATGGGGAACTCGATGATTGCCGGGCTCCTgggctccttcttcctcttctcaggcTACTTCATAGCGAAGAAGTACATGCCCAGGTACTGGATGTTCATGCAGTACTCGAGCTTGTTCAAGTATCCATTCGAAGCTTTGGTCGTAAATGAGTATGGCAGGCAAAGGGGGAGGCAGGCATGCTCGGGGATAGAAAGGAAGAGGGATGTGTTCTTGATGGAGCAGTGTTCTTGAGGCAGCAGGGGGTGGAAAAGTCTCAGAGGTGGAGCAATGTGGGGGTGATGCTGAGTTTCATCTGTGGATATAGGATCCTCTGTTTTGTGTTCCTCTGGTTTAGATGTTACAGAATGAGAAGATGAGGCTAGAGGCTAGAGGCTTCTGTTTTCCCCATTTTTTTAACTTGATATTTTACattcttctttttatatatCTGAGATGAAGCAGTAGGCTTTGTTCTTCAGCATGCCCCCTTCTGAGCTTTGCTTATTTCATTTATTCGTAATCATTATGCACCAGTAATTTATGACTGTTAGTGTGATGTGATCCCACTTCTTCATGAAAGTGGATTAACATGAGATCACATGAACGGTGATAACTGTCCAGATAATAATATAGCCGAGAATTTATGAGCAcgtatatttagtcccatattagtTATTCGCGGAAGAGATCTtcggtacttatacaagactgAATAactcaaaaaatacttttcagCTAGCCTTTTTTGGTAAGGTCCTGTGTTCTTATAAATGGTAGCAAAACAAGCTCTATCAGAGCAGGTACAGTATGAGTTCTTTGGGCTTGAACACGAGCCGATCGTGATGCTTGTAATTATATTTTACTGGATTTCAACtcttagcctgatgaggatGCCAGGGCTTAAATGAAAGAAGTATGTGAGAATCCATGCGGATTTGTGTTTAGTCTTATATCAATTATTCGACAGagaaattttggatacttatataggattaagAATTCTAAAAATTACTTTCTGGTTGTCCCAAAATCTTCGTGCTCGGTGCTACTCATCCAACCAATTAATGCTGCAGGTAGGCACACTGTTTGAAGacataaataaaatctaaaagggCCAGAACCATGTAAAGCTTCCACTCATAAAACCTGCTCACTCTTTATCACATTCAATAAGAAGTTTAAGGCAAGGCCATTAAATCTGTAATAACATCTAtccattatttttgtttttgagaaAAGGAAGGCAACACTAGCCAATTTCGTTAAGATAATGGAAAATGGTACAAAGGAAATACAGAAGAAAGGTTTAAGGAGAAGGTATAAAAGATTAGGAAGAGGACAGCATTGTTATTCTCTCCGTGGAGTCAAGCATTTTAACCTATCCTATCTCCGAACTATAGTTGATAACCATATTCTTTTTCACCCTGCATACTCAGAAAATTTTTCCCACAAGCATGTAAGATatctcaacatgatatcataaataagcagcagaatatttaaataattaatgttcaaactttaatttcaaTAACTCAATCAAAATTAAATATCTTACGaactaataatattttaaagtcttttattaactttaataaaaacttaatttaaataaaGATAACAAAATTTTGTCACTAGTCACTCTCCCAAAATGAATCTCTGGATCAAGCTAATTCtccaaatttataaaaatagtaGAATatagaataatgagctagacaataCAATAAATAATGAATACTTTAgatagataaatcaagcaataaaataaataataatattatgaaaataagcaTGCAAAGTGCATCAATTCAAAACCAAATCTAAACACTATCCagtcatttcaaaatttaaattttgttgataaatcaatttctttaaaaaaaactttaagttCATTTCGGCAGCTATGAACTATGACTATATATATTTATGCCTTATGGCTGGGCTAGAATATGAACTCAATAATAATTAAAGTGTCAACAAATAACCCCTACTAGCAAAGTATTGATATGCTAACGCATGACCCTCACTGAGGGTAACGATATACTAGCGCATAACCCCAATTGGCAAGATATTGATACACCAACTCATAATCCCTCTGGCAGATTCTTCcaatatcaaaatcaatcaatcatAATCCATAATAAAGTCAATACCTTCAATCATGCTTCAATTAATATTCTATAATAAGATAGATTCAACAAATAAATATTGTGCTTCAAGTTCATAAACCACAAAAATTAGACTCAAAATCTATaacataaatattatataatttgccgataaatctaaaaaaaaagagttgtgTTATTTATCTTGCGAGAAAAATTAAACTACAAATccaattattttcaaaaatctcTCTCACAGcttgatattaaaaattatattctcGTCAAAATTTTGTCATAATTactttaaaataaaattctaaattCCAATACCGTCATAGGGCTGACCAAGAAAGAGTGTTCAACATCCAAGTTGGTTCAATCAAAATGAACTTATCCGATTAGGGTGCAGATGGTATGACAGAAATTAAGGTTGACCAAATCTAACAGTATTCAAGAAGGACTATTTTGGGGATCAACACATTGCTTGATGGCTACGAATTAGGATTCTCTTTATCAAGATTGATCAAAATCACTGAAAGAGTCTTTTATCTGATCCAACAAGCTTAGAGAGAGTAGTGAGAAAGTCTagataaagaaagagaaataaaagaaacaaaTTGGGGAAACGAGAGAAACTgaactctttctctctctctctctcatttttgttttctttttcttcttcttcttttttctttttctttttttttatttggcgaAACATAGGAACTCAAAAAGTATCGGCTagtgggaggagagagagagagtgacttgggaggagagaaagagagtgactTGGGATGCGCACCCAGGTGCGATTTTTTTCGTGCGGTGTGTGGGGACTTTCTCCGAACACCTGGGGGGCTTAGGGTGGTGTGGGAGTGGGGTCGCTCGTCAATCTTCGTGCAACCGGAACCTGAGCTGGGCTCCACGGATGGCGTCACTGGGATCGGTTGCACCGGGGGGGACGGAGGCTGCAAGTCAGGGTGACTTACCGGCACGACCTCAACCGAAGGTGGCTGGCAATGGCCGGACGTGGGCGGCAGTGGCGAAAGGAACGGCGAGGCCGCCGATGTGGACCCAGGATCAGATCTCAGAGGTGGAATTGGAGGCGCTGAAGCGACAGTTCACGGATGTGGTGGAGATACCGTCGGAGGAAGGGAAGCTGGCTAGAGCAGCGTGGAGGGACACTGCGGTGATTGTGCGCAGTGTGGGCCGCCGGGTGCCAGTGGAGTGGATTCGCCGGGAGCTGCGGATGGTCGGAAAGCTCGATTACGACGTCGAGGCCTTCCTGATGGCAAACGAGATCTTTGCCTTCTGCTTCCGGACGGAGAGTGAAAGGGAAGCTGTCATGGAGGCAGGACCGTGGCTGGTGGCCGGCCAGTTACTTGCTATGGAGCGGTGGCGACCGAACTTTGTTCCGGGAGAAAAGCAGCTCAGTCGGCTTGTGGTCAGGTTCAGGCTCCCCAATCTGCTAATGGAGTATTGGACCAGAAGCTTGATTCTGAGCATTGCAGCAAAGGCTGGCCACCCTCTGGCCTTGGACAAGTTCACGGACCTTGGTCGGATGCTAGGTTACGCACGAGTCAAAGTGGAGCTGGATGCGAGGGAGCCGATTTGGCCGGGGACCTTCATCCGGTTAGGCACTGATGTGCACTGGCAGACCTTCCGCTACGAAAATCTACCGGCCTTCTGCTACCAATGTGCTCGCCTTGGTCATGGAGTGGACGCCTGCCCCTATCAGCCAGATTCGATGGTGTCGGAAGCTCCGGGCGACCGCAGTGCTTAGCATGCCTCGTCACCGGAGTCGATGGAGGGGGTTGAGGCGGTGAGCCGGCCCCCTTTTGGGCCGTGGTTGTCGACTACCAGAATCTGACAGCCAAGGGTGGTTAAGCCGGTGAAGAAGACGACCGAGTCAAAGGGCGGGGCATCACAGACTCACCCGGCTTCTGAGTCCGGGCCGAGTTCCCCTGAGTCGCCTTTGGATACCGAAGGATGGCAGAAGCCAACTAAGCTAGCTAGGCGGAGATCGCCGGGGAAGGGGGCGGCCGGTGACTCGGTGGTCGCGAATAGTGAGCCCATCCAAATCGGCGTGGTGACCGAGTCAGTCGGGGCGATGGGCCAGAACCTAGGCTTGGAAAGGCCGGTCCACCATGCAGCCCCTAAGTCGGTTCGGGGCCAGGGCCTCAGCCCGATGAAGCGGGCCAGGAGCCCAACTAAATCAAGCATGTTGCTGGGGGCGGGGAAACACGTGTGTGGGCCAGCCCAGAACTTGCCCAGAggcgggaggaagggaggaggcaCTTCCGGAGCGCCTCCCTACCGTCGGCGAGGCCCCCTACTCGATAGAGGTCAGCCGGTGATGCAGGCGGCGGTGGTTTGGAGTCTTCACCGGCGGATGATGGTGCCCCGGCGAGCGGAACGGACCCGTCGGCGTTGGCGGCAGCGGCTGACTCTGGAGGGCAGGTTGGTGCCAAGGTGTCGCTTGCAACCTCCTCCCCGAACGGTGGTGGTGCCTTGGCGAGCCGGAAGATGCGGCCTAGTGGAACGGTGAGGGCCCCAGCGCCTGTGATGGCAGAAGAAAGGCAGACTCCAGCCGTGGGAAGGAGATCGGATGGAGACACGACGGTGGCGGTGGGCATCCCGAGGCACTCAGATGGGGTCTCGACGGGTAGGCCACCGGCTCTGGTTGCCTTTGCAGCTCGCCCAGCCAGGCGGAGTGGTACGATGGAGGAGTTGGGCAGCTCGTCCACGACGTCACTCTCCCCCCTGCCAGTTGGTGAAGTGGTGAGGAGGGGTGTGGCAGGTGGCTCAAAACAGGGATCACCAATTCTGGAACATGGGAGGGTGGTTGATTTGTTGAGAGCTTCAATCCAAGGAAGTGATACTGTGCCAGTAGCAGGGGGAATCAATTTGGCACTAGGAGTGGATAGCCCGGGGAGAGTGGGCACAACCTCATCTGATAATTTTTAAATGAAGGTGCTAGCgtggaattgtaggggggcggcCAAACCATCCTTTTCCTCCTCGTTCAGGAGGTTAGTTCAGCTACATAATCCTGAAATTTGCTTTCTTTGTGAAACACGGGTGTCCGGAGATGGATTACGTCATGTGCAACGACGATTGGCAGGTGATTGGGAAACCTTTGCAGTGGAGTCTCGGGGTTTATCGGGAGGTATCCTGTTGTTGTGGAAGCGGGGTATGGCTTCTGTGGATGTGTTTTGCAATTGCCCTCAGCAGGTGGTGATGGTCATCTCAGAACCAAATGAACCCCCGTGGGTGCTATGTGGGGTTTATGCTAGTACCGACTACCAGGCAAGGAGGATACTCTGGGGGGAGCTGACTAGTCTGCTGATCCAGGGAGTACCGACTATGGTGGTAGGTGATTTTAACTGCATCTTAAGCCCAAATAAGAAAAGAGGAGGCAGAGCCTATTCTGACTCGGTGGATAAGAGGGAGTTTCGGAAGTTTTTGGGGAAAATGGGCTGGTGGACTTCGGGTTTTCTGGACCCCGTTTCACTTGGTGCAACAATCAACTTGGGCAAGCTAGAGTGTGGGAGCGGATTGATAGGGCCATTGCATCAGCGGACTGGATCCAGCAATTCGCAGCCTATCAGGTCAGTCATCTAGCTCGGATTGCTTCTGATCACTGCCCTCTCTTGATATCTACAGTTTCGGGATCTGTCCACCACAACCCCTTTCGCTTTGAGAAGCTGCGGTTGTCCTATCCCCAGTCTTGGGATGTAGTCAGGGAGGCGTGGAGTGTGTCAGTTCGGGGTGATGCTATGCAGAGAGTGTCACGCAAGTTGGAGCTCACCAAACGGCGTCTTCGTCGATGGAACCGAGAGGTTGTCGGCAATGTTTTCCGGAGGTTCGAGGAGGTGGAGGCAGTGATACTGGACGCCCAGGGGCGGGAGGATCGAGGAGAGGAGCTTACGGAGGCCGACATGGCAGATCTGCGGCGATCACTAGCCTTCCACCACTCTTTGTTGCGCCAACATGAGATTTTTTGGAGACAAAAGTCCAGAATCCAGTGGGTCAAGGACGGCGACCGGAACACCACATTTTTCCACCGATCGACAGTAATCAGAAGGCAGAGGAATACGATCCGATCCTTGAGGGTCGGGGTGGGCCACCGAGTGGAGGAGGATTCGGCAGTTAGACATGCTCTTTTCGAGTTCTTCAGGTCCAGGTGGACGGATGATGGTGGTGTATATGAGATGTGGTTTGCTCCCCCGATCGGAGACTACAGTAGGGGAGGCAGAGAATACAGCTTTGGTTCGGCCAGTGTCAGAGATGGAGGTGCAGAAGGCGGTTTGGAGTCTTGCAGAGGATAAGGCCCCCGGGCCTGATGGATTTCCACCTTTCTTCTTTCGCAGATATTGGTGCGTTGTTAGGAGGACAGTGGTGGAGGCAGTATAGCTTTTTTTCAGCCGAGCGAGGATGGCAGATGATTGGAAGGCAACTTTCATTACATTGATACCAAAGCATCTGGACGCTTCGGAGCCGAGTCACTACAGACCTATTAGTTTGTGCACTACCCTGTACAAGGTGG
This portion of the Phoenix dactylifera cultivar Barhee BC4 chromosome 11, palm_55x_up_171113_PBpolish2nd_filt_p, whole genome shotgun sequence genome encodes:
- the LOC120112545 gene encoding uncharacterized protein LOC120112545, which codes for MASLGSVAPGGTEAASQGDLPARPQPKVAGNGRTWAAVAKGTARPPMWTQDQISEVELEALKRQFTDVVEIPSEEGKLARAAWRDTAVIVRSVGRRVPVEWIRRELRMVGKLDYDVEAFLMANEIFAFCFRTESEREAVMEAGPWLVAGQLLAMERWRPNFVPGEKQLSRLVVRFRLPNLLMEYWTRSLILSIAAKAGHPLALDKFTDLGRMLGYARVKVELDAREPIWPGTFIRLGTDVHWQTFRYENLPAFCYQCARLGHGVDACPYQPDSMVSEAPGDRSA